A window of the ANME-2 cluster archaeon genome harbors these coding sequences:
- a CDS encoding PQQ-dependent sugar dehydrogenase produces MKINSRISVVISIVVVIIAVSSILFQRFGVRPSIDPGSMDDIQLPPGFTIDVYAQDLGGSSLSFPEPNTAPRMLLLKDGILYVSLTSQGKVVALPDSDRDNKADETIIFIDGLNNPHGLDFSDGWFYIAEETRVIRIKDRNNDLVADRDSLEVLIDDLPGGGHFTRSIRIHNNSLYLSIGSSCNVCNEQDERRAAISRCDLDGTDCEIFARGLRNAVGITFHPLTGEMYVTENGRDLLGDDLPPDELNLVREGTNYGWPICYGQNIHDTQFDKNVYIRNPCEQPFEMPALVDLQAHSAPLGLMFYYGENFPEQYRGDLFVAFHGSWNRKEPTGYKIVTIDMNNFEVKDFATGWLKGGTVSGRPVDIITNDDGSLFVSDDNAGKIYRIYYLDSDL; encoded by the coding sequence ATGAAAATCAATAGCAGGATTTCAGTTGTAATTTCCATTGTTGTGGTCATAATTGCAGTATCATCTATCTTATTTCAACGGTTTGGTGTAAGACCATCCATAGATCCTGGTTCAATGGATGATATCCAGCTTCCTCCGGGATTTACGATCGATGTGTATGCACAGGACCTGGGGGGCAGTTCACTATCTTTCCCTGAACCCAATACTGCTCCGAGGATGCTGCTGCTCAAAGATGGCATCCTCTATGTTTCATTAACTAGTCAGGGTAAGGTCGTGGCACTGCCAGACAGTGACCGCGATAATAAAGCAGATGAGACTATCATTTTTATTGATGGTCTCAATAATCCCCACGGATTGGATTTCTCTGATGGCTGGTTCTATATCGCAGAAGAAACCAGGGTGATTCGAATTAAAGACCGGAACAATGACCTGGTCGCTGATAGGGATTCTCTTGAAGTGCTCATTGATGACCTGCCGGGCGGGGGACATTTTACCAGGTCTATCAGGATACATAACAATAGCCTCTACCTGAGCATCGGCTCATCCTGCAATGTCTGCAATGAACAGGATGAACGAAGAGCTGCAATTTCCCGGTGCGACCTTGATGGTACTGATTGTGAGATATTTGCACGCGGATTAAGGAATGCGGTTGGCATTACGTTCCACCCGCTGACAGGTGAAATGTACGTCACTGAGAATGGTCGTGACCTGTTAGGTGATGACCTTCCACCTGATGAATTAAATCTGGTAAGAGAAGGAACCAACTATGGCTGGCCCATATGCTATGGCCAGAATATCCATGACACGCAATTTGATAAGAATGTGTATATCCGCAACCCATGCGAGCAGCCCTTCGAGATGCCGGCTTTAGTCGACCTCCAGGCTCATTCCGCACCTCTCGGGTTGATGTTCTATTATGGTGAAAACTTCCCTGAACAATACAGGGGAGATCTGTTCGTGGCTTTTCACGGTTCATGGAACCGAAAGGAACCAACCGGTTACAAGATAGTGACCATTGACATGAATAATTTTGAAGTAAAGGATTTTGCCACAGGCTGGCTGAAAGGAGGCACTGTGTCAGGAAGACCGGTGGACATCATCACAAATGACGATGGCTCGCTTTTTGTAAGCGATGATAATGCAGGGAAGATATACCGGATATATTACCTGGATAGTGATTTATAA
- a CDS encoding energy-coupling factor transporter transmembrane protein EcfT yields MIGIYGHGRSYLHLLDPRTKLVLMVGMSLLIYAARPTALIVLLGLVLLLSRACGLPYARLVQGLRPVLVFFGLIFLMHVLFTPGAPLIDGLPVPALEGIVGGSVLVLRFILLILYTSMLTYTTSPSGLNYALLFFLRPLGTFGSDLAFMTGTAMTFIPELFREKNTISRAQAARGYQPRGLKGFTALVVPLLHRSFRKVDELSDALESRCFHSKRRNYYYRRSLGTRDYAGMGIFLVMALTMLFFV; encoded by the coding sequence ATGATCGGGATATATGGTCACGGCAGGTCGTACCTGCACCTGCTGGACCCGAGAACAAAACTGGTACTGATGGTGGGAATGAGCCTGCTGATATATGCTGCCCGGCCGACTGCACTGATTGTTCTGCTGGGTCTTGTCTTGCTGCTATCCCGCGCGTGTGGATTACCGTATGCAAGATTGGTACAGGGGCTTAGACCTGTGCTGGTATTCTTTGGGTTAATATTCCTGATGCATGTATTGTTCACACCCGGAGCGCCTCTTATTGATGGGCTGCCCGTGCCTGCTCTCGAGGGGATTGTTGGGGGTAGTGTCCTTGTTTTGCGATTTATCCTGTTGATACTGTACACATCTATGTTGACCTATACCACTTCACCATCCGGCCTGAACTATGCTCTTTTGTTCTTTTTGAGACCTTTGGGCACTTTTGGCAGTGACCTTGCATTCATGACAGGGACCGCTATGACATTTATACCTGAACTGTTCAGGGAAAAGAATACCATTTCGAGGGCCCAGGCTGCCAGGGGATATCAACCACGGGGGTTGAAGGGGTTTACTGCCCTGGTGGTCCCATTGCTGCACAGGTCATTTAGAAAGGTGGATGAACTGTCGGATGCGCTGGAATCCCGGTGCTTTCATTCAAAAAGACGAAATTATTATTACAGAAGATCCCTGGGAACACGGGACTATGCAGGAATGGGAATATTTCTGGTTATGGCTTTGACGATGTTGTTTTTCGTGTGA
- a CDS encoding pirin family protein gives MIRNIETVFKSVPTIEGAGVHLKRVFGNSEVPLLDPFLLLDDFHSKNPDDYIAGFPWHPHRGIETVTYVLEGSVEHGDSMGNKGIIEPGNVQWMTGGSGIIHQEMPKGDNGRMWGFQLWVNLPSTHKMMEPRYREVKNHQIPEVIRGNNIAIKIISGEVGDKRGPVRDIVVDIEYLDVTIPSFTEFNHPIQNGFKAFAYVIKGRGHFDLDESASIGVEHLVIFGDGDEVNISTRDEKLRFFLISGKPIGEPVAWAGPIVMNTREELATAFEEYRMGTFIKHRVSG, from the coding sequence ATTATTCGAAATATTGAAACTGTATTTAAGAGCGTACCTACTATCGAAGGAGCAGGTGTGCATTTAAAAAGGGTATTCGGGAACTCTGAAGTCCCTTTACTGGACCCCTTTTTGCTCCTCGATGATTTCCATTCAAAAAATCCTGATGACTATATCGCCGGATTTCCATGGCACCCTCACAGAGGTATAGAAACAGTAACCTATGTACTTGAAGGCAGCGTGGAACACGGGGACAGTATGGGAAACAAAGGCATCATCGAACCCGGAAATGTTCAGTGGATGACCGGGGGAAGCGGAATAATTCACCAGGAAATGCCAAAGGGTGACAATGGGCGCATGTGGGGTTTTCAATTATGGGTGAATTTGCCATCCACCCATAAAATGATGGAACCCAGATACAGGGAAGTAAAAAATCATCAAATACCTGAAGTGATTCGTGGAAATAACATTGCGATAAAGATCATCAGCGGAGAAGTAGGGGATAAAAGAGGGCCGGTCCGGGATATCGTAGTTGACATCGAATATCTTGATGTTACCATTCCGTCATTTACAGAATTCAATCATCCTATCCAAAACGGATTTAAAGCGTTTGCTTATGTTATAAAAGGAAGGGGCCATTTCGACCTTGACGAATCTGCATCAATAGGCGTAGAACATCTTGTCATATTTGGCGATGGAGATGAAGTCAATATATCCACCAGGGATGAAAAACTCCGTTTCTTTTTGATATCTGGAAAACCCATTGGTGAACCTGTAGCATGGGCCGGACCAATCGTCATGAACACACGGGAAGAATTGGCGACTGCATTTGAAGAGTACAGGATGGGAACTTTTATTAAACACAGGGTTTCGGGATGA